A genome region from Mycobacterium sp. 3519A includes the following:
- a CDS encoding AMP-binding protein, with amino-acid sequence MNEPSICDVLRERANLQPNHTAFTFLDYEQNWEGSEERLTWGQLCRRSLNLAQELQGCGAIGDRAVILAPQGLDYIVAFLGALEAGLIAVPLSVPMSAIHDERVAAVLEDASPSVVLTTSDVVDVVAPYAQRSAATVIEVDSLDLDSRSASFSHRHDRPDIAYLQYTSGSTRTPAGVAVSNTNLSTNWKQIVAGYFPDYRLPESVVSWLPFYHDMGLMVGICSGVLAGWQTTIMSPLSFLQRPARWMQLLARHPQVLSAAPNFAFELAAARTSDDDMSGLDLGSVLYILSGAERVNPATINRFTRRFARFNLSASAIRPSYGLAEATLFVATHPPGAAPDFVSFNPERLAVGHAERCETGTQLVSYGEPRSPVVRIVDPETAMEIPAGKIGEIWVHGGNVSPGYWRRPVDAEQTFAATMINPSPGTPEKPWLRTGDLGFVSEGELFIAGRIKDILIVRGRNHYPDDIEATIQKISRGRAVAIAVVDDAATEKLVAVVELKKSGPSEGEMAERLRHVQEEVTSAISNSHGVSVQDVVLVAPGSIPITTSGKVRRAACVELYRSGGFHRLSAASPA; translated from the coding sequence ATGAACGAGCCTTCGATTTGCGACGTATTGCGCGAACGCGCAAATCTGCAGCCCAATCACACGGCGTTCACGTTCCTTGATTACGAACAGAATTGGGAAGGCTCCGAGGAGCGTCTGACGTGGGGGCAGCTGTGTCGGCGCTCGCTCAACCTTGCTCAGGAACTCCAGGGCTGCGGCGCGATTGGCGACCGCGCCGTGATTCTTGCTCCCCAAGGGCTCGATTACATCGTCGCATTCCTCGGCGCTCTGGAAGCCGGACTCATCGCCGTCCCACTTTCGGTTCCGATGTCAGCGATCCACGACGAGCGCGTCGCCGCGGTCCTGGAGGACGCATCGCCTTCGGTGGTCTTGACGACGTCCGATGTTGTCGACGTAGTCGCACCGTATGCGCAAAGATCCGCCGCAACGGTGATCGAAGTCGATTCGCTCGACTTGGACTCTCGCAGTGCGTCCTTCAGCCATCGGCATGACCGTCCGGACATCGCCTATCTGCAGTACACATCCGGATCGACGCGCACCCCAGCTGGGGTGGCGGTATCGAACACCAATCTGTCGACGAATTGGAAGCAGATCGTCGCCGGCTACTTTCCCGACTACCGGCTGCCGGAATCCGTTGTGTCGTGGCTGCCCTTCTATCACGACATGGGCCTGATGGTGGGAATCTGCAGCGGAGTTCTGGCTGGGTGGCAGACGACAATCATGAGTCCGCTTTCGTTCCTTCAACGTCCCGCCAGGTGGATGCAATTGTTGGCTCGCCACCCCCAAGTGCTCTCCGCCGCGCCGAATTTCGCCTTTGAACTGGCGGCGGCGCGGACATCTGACGACGATATGTCCGGGCTCGATCTAGGGAGCGTGCTCTACATCCTGAGCGGCGCAGAACGGGTGAACCCCGCTACGATCAACCGCTTCACTCGACGATTCGCACGCTTCAACCTATCCGCGTCCGCGATACGCCCTTCGTATGGCCTCGCAGAGGCAACGCTGTTCGTCGCTACCCACCCGCCTGGTGCGGCGCCGGATTTCGTCTCTTTCAACCCCGAGAGGCTGGCAGTCGGCCACGCTGAGCGATGCGAGACCGGTACACAGCTGGTGAGTTACGGTGAGCCGCGATCACCGGTTGTGCGGATCGTCGATCCCGAAACCGCGATGGAGATCCCAGCCGGAAAGATTGGTGAGATCTGGGTGCACGGCGGCAACGTCAGTCCGGGCTATTGGCGCAGGCCTGTCGACGCGGAGCAGACTTTCGCGGCGACGATGATCAACCCTTCACCTGGGACACCTGAGAAACCGTGGCTGAGAACCGGTGATCTCGGATTCGTCTCCGAGGGAGAGCTTTTCATCGCGGGCCGCATCAAGGACATCCTGATCGTGCGTGGCCGTAACCACTATCCCGACGATATCGAGGCAACCATCCAGAAGATATCGCGGGGACGGGCCGTGGCCATCGCTGTCGTCGATGACGCTGCCACAGAGAAGCTAGTTGCGGTCGTTGAGCTCAAGAAGAGCGGCCCGTCCGAGGGGGAGATGGCCGAACGACTCCGCCATGTCCAAGAAGAAGTCACGTCGGCGATTTCCAATTCCCATGGCGTGAGTGTCCAAGACGTCGTACTTGTTGCGCCAGGCTCGATTCCGATCACGACGAGCGGAAAAGTCAGGCGAGCAGCCTGTGTCGAACTCTATCGAAGCGGGGGGTTTCACCGCTTGTCAGCTGCGTCACCGGCCTGA
- a CDS encoding class I SAM-dependent methyltransferase, whose amino-acid sequence MDRIAFSIYSAFRTVVRSFGLMRQKDAAAYYTMIGDDVIDFKNEGYADDSKPLWLNLGYWKVARTYPDACVAMVELMGTRAELEPTDQVLDVGVGFAEQDFVLLDRFHVSHITGIDITPVHVDKGRERVAQRRLEDRIHIRLGSATEMDFPDGSFDKVLALECAFHFDTRDQFLREAFRVLKPGGSIVLADMLPDLGKKSGLTTAFGRRYGHIPQANYYDREEYQRRLAALGFNDVLVESIREDVFPGMAKYTWQRVRENKKMHEVVVEVTDDDRAECRGVSLWERANGFADYVIVSARKPLVSKAAPTD is encoded by the coding sequence ATGGATCGAATTGCCTTTTCGATTTACTCGGCGTTCCGGACGGTTGTCCGCTCGTTTGGGCTCATGCGGCAAAAGGACGCCGCTGCGTACTACACGATGATCGGCGACGACGTCATCGACTTCAAGAATGAGGGGTACGCCGACGACTCCAAGCCGCTGTGGCTCAACCTCGGGTACTGGAAAGTCGCTCGCACGTATCCCGACGCTTGCGTCGCGATGGTCGAACTGATGGGAACGCGCGCCGAACTGGAACCAACCGATCAGGTTCTTGATGTCGGCGTGGGATTCGCGGAGCAGGATTTCGTCCTTCTTGATCGCTTCCATGTCTCTCACATCACTGGAATCGACATCACTCCGGTCCACGTCGACAAAGGCAGGGAGCGCGTCGCCCAGCGCCGACTGGAAGACCGGATTCACATCCGACTCGGCTCAGCGACCGAGATGGACTTCCCCGACGGATCGTTCGACAAGGTGTTGGCCTTGGAATGCGCTTTTCACTTCGACACGCGTGATCAGTTCCTGCGCGAGGCTTTTCGTGTCCTCAAACCAGGGGGATCCATTGTGCTCGCCGATATGCTTCCGGATCTGGGCAAAAAGTCCGGCTTGACAACAGCCTTCGGCCGAAGATACGGCCATATCCCACAAGCGAATTACTATGACCGTGAGGAATATCAGCGGCGGCTGGCTGCCTTGGGATTCAATGATGTTCTCGTGGAGTCGATCCGGGAGGATGTCTTTCCAGGGATGGCGAAGTACACCTGGCAACGTGTCCGGGAGAACAAAAAGATGCATGAGGTGGTCGTGGAGGTGACGGACGACGACCGCGCCGAGTGCCGCGGCGTATCGCTGTGGGAGCGGGCAAACGGTTTCGCCGATTACGTGATCGTTTCCGCGCGAAAGCCGTTGGTTAGTAAGGCTGCTCCAACAGACTAG
- a CDS encoding methyltransferase domain-containing protein — MPRGGPNASWLDRRLQTDRLEYLDRDDVDDLRAKVIRSLDRGGQRRWVGTYEKIARMALAEVADIPSPTILELGAGLGGLSRKMLKIHPSACVTVTDIDPTFVARVAAGDLGTHPRATVRAMDATAIDAAAGSYDLAVFALSLHHLAPEQAALVFAEGTRVARKLLIVDLRRPRAPLHVMLLAAVLPFTRFMPVAHDGLISSLRAYSPSALQALAHHADPEITVEFRTQPLGPTVAVASRAAMAGQAGDAADKR; from the coding sequence ATGCCTCGGGGCGGGCCAAACGCCTCATGGCTCGATCGGCGGTTACAGACCGACCGGCTGGAATATCTGGACCGCGACGACGTCGATGATCTGAGGGCCAAAGTCATCCGATCGTTGGACCGCGGCGGACAACGGCGATGGGTCGGCACTTACGAGAAGATCGCCAGGATGGCGCTTGCCGAGGTCGCCGACATCCCCTCTCCCACGATCCTCGAGCTCGGGGCGGGCCTGGGCGGTCTCTCGCGCAAAATGCTGAAGATTCACCCCAGTGCCTGCGTGACGGTCACCGACATCGACCCGACCTTCGTGGCCCGCGTCGCCGCCGGGGATCTCGGCACGCATCCACGCGCCACAGTGCGGGCGATGGACGCCACCGCGATCGACGCCGCGGCCGGGTCTTACGACCTTGCGGTATTTGCGTTGTCATTACACCACTTGGCGCCTGAGCAAGCCGCCCTGGTGTTCGCCGAGGGAACCCGCGTCGCACGCAAGTTGCTGATCGTTGACCTCCGCAGGCCGCGGGCGCCGCTGCACGTGATGCTGTTGGCGGCGGTGCTGCCGTTCACTCGGTTCATGCCGGTCGCGCACGACGGATTGATCAGCTCTTTGCGGGCCTACAGCCCGTCGGCACTACAGGCATTGGCCCACCATGCCGACCCTGAAATCACTGTCGAATTTCGCACCCAACCGTTGGGCCCGACCGTGGCCGTTGCCAGCCGTGCCGCGATGGCGGGTCAGGCCGGTGACGCAGCTGACAAGCGGTGA